The sequence TGGCAACTAAATGCAGCTCAATAACTAAAAACAGAGGAACTGCTTACTATAGCAAGATTTATGCTCTATAATCTAACCCAAACTAACAGTCAGATGCAAGCTTAAAACAGATGGTGTAGCTGTCTCTTactgtgcattttattatttacattatttacagaggTAGCTTAGCTTGCTAACAACTGATTCAGACAGGTCAGCAAGTGAGACAAATTGCCACTAAATACCCAAGGTAgagtattttatttacatgtagAACTTAATTTGGTCCCACAGATAAATTTTAGGAGGTAAGAATTGCATTTACAAAGATGGCAAAAGAGTAAAAAAATTAtggattatgattattatataataatttttttaaatgcattttctcccaattttcctcccgatttatcacactcaattttgtcttccgctgctaccagagataccagattgcatccaaggagagcacgtcgctctcttctcgcccctgctttctgcacaggcgtctctcttctgccaatcagggtctttacacagcgtatgaagacccacccacccacacatagtccggcccccaccctgcagatacggtggccaatcggtatctgctgcaggcactgccaattatgcccgctagatggcacccagtggaccggaggcaacaccgagtttcaaacccaggagttcagaaactcggtgctggtggtTATTATATAATCATAATCATGGTTGGTAGGAATAGAAAGATTCTGGAATAGCTGGTGGACCTGtctgtgtttttcatttttgcgTCTGTTTATGTCagattaaatgtatttagttttaaaatgcTTGGGACACAATGCAGCAGATAAAATTATTTGCATAAAGTTGAGGTTTGTTCAGCTTTTGCCATGGGGGCTTGCAATGCCACAATTGTTCTGCATCCTGTGGATAAGGCAGAGCTCTTGTCCGAAATAAGGATGTAGCAGGGTGCAAAAAGCAAGTAAACACATACAGCTGGACTATTTGTGTGTTGGTCACTTGGATCTGTCACAATAGCATATTAATTTGCTTAAAATGACACTTGCCACTGTTGTTGGAATTATAGTTCTGTACTATGCTCACAATAGAAATGAACAGCTGCCTGCTATGCTGTCACTCTCTACTGTGAATACAGGGTTAGAagctaaattaattaaaacaatgcttttaaagcactgtttttaaataccttggtAAGGATTGGCATTATCACCTTCTCTTTTTCCCACTCCCTTTaaccctccctttgaaaactctaaaaatgtttgaaaaaAATATGAGACTATAATTTAGCATAAAGAGATGCAGCACAGAGTACACAAGAGTAATCTTATAGAAGTATTCATAAAAGGACAAAAAGAAACTCTGAATATTTCTACAGAAGTGCATttccaagaaataaaaaaaaaaaaaaaacacaggctTGACGCCGGGCTACAAGGCAAACAAACACTGGTTGTTTTTTCATTCACTAAATAGGTAAAACAAGCATCACACACTATTGTAATACTTTGTATTCTCTTGATGTTATATGTAGATGCTATGAGAATACctgaaaaaaacaatataagaaAATTCATATTCGATCTTCATCCTCAGTTGTTCAGGAGAGTCAGATTCTCTATACAGGTATGTACGCTTTCCCTCCTGGACTGCAGGGGGTGCACTGGCTCAATAGCACCAGGTTTCTTGATTCTGATTGTGAGCCAGAGAAGCACAGTCACACATAAGAAGTGGAATGAAGTCTTCATGGCAGATGCTTGCCAAATGGTTTTCTTCATACATTACATGTATATTTGAACGTTCTTTAAGCAGTCCTGTATTACACCCTTTGGTCCTTCAATTCCTTCTTTGATGTGACGTGTGATGACTAtacaaaaaatgcaagtaaacaAAAAATTGAGCATTGCTCCCTCTTCCTGACATTCCTGGGCATTCACCACTAGCTCGCCTGTACAGGCAGAGAAGCAGTACATACAGCCCCAATGCATAGTATGAAATGGCCGTATTGTGAGTGACAAAACGCATTATGAGCATAGATAAAATGTTCTATACACACTGCAGCCACAATTCCACCTTTGTAGTGTTGGACGGAGCAGTATGCAGAACCTCAGTCCTTTCTCTGATTCTTTCCACTAGGAAGTTCCACAAAATGGACAGCCAGGATCAAACATCACACGACTTTTTGCCTATAATTTCTGACTAGTCATGGATCTTCTATTTCCACCTCTACTCTCATTTGGTACTTCCATATAATCTGCATTGTGTTGGTTTTATCTTATATATGGAACTTTGACACCAAATACAAATATCATCTCATTGGGAGGATATATTTTCTAGATAGGTTTCACAAAAGTGAACTGCAATAAAGTGGTTCTATGTTCAGTCCCTGTATTGTAAACATGCTCACAGTAGGCAATTTTCAAAGAATAGAATTTAcactttatattgtatatttagaTTTGTACAGAGTATATAAACTCCATTAGGCTAAACATTGTGGATTATACCTATATTTTGGGGGTAAGAAAGATTTATAAcattttgtaattaaaaaagTGCTTTGTTTGAAGGGGCACCAAACTGTCCTTGAAACCATTAAGGAATCATTCTGTTTCTGACCGAAACACTTTAACcttcactttcattacattcCTTTTTCACAAAAAGAtccattatattaaaaatgggCTTTGGTGATTTTGGCCATGAACACTGGTTGGTAAAGCATATTAACATATTTCCATAAGTGAGACCAAAAAACACCCATTTAgcccatttttttggctcctCACATCAACACAGTTCCATTCCTCCATATGAACAGATCCCAGTGACATACATCAACCAGAGAAAATGTGAAATGCCagtctttaaaactcaaaagCACTTTACTACAGATCTTTTGCCATCCTGTGAAATGAGGCCATTGATATTCTGAGTAGAGCGCTAAGTGGAAAAGTCATCACTGGACCCTGCGTTCGGTTCACTATTGGATGTATCACTGGTCAGGTAGAGTCGTTTTAGATGGTTCGGTCTAAGCATCTGAGTCAGACTGAGTAAACTCAGTGACACGACGAGCGAGAGGGTTTGTGCTCTTTAGCAGTTCCATGGCAGAGACCCGGGTTCCACTGCTTGACTTGTTGCTCTTCTTCTGGAGAAGAGCCATAAAGTTTTCGTTTCTGGAGCTTGATCTCGGAGTGCTGCCGAGGGTCAGTGTTCGAATGTCACTGCCGCTGCTTTTTACAGGGGACACAAGGTTTTGGCGGCTACCGAACGAGTCAACCGGCTCCTTACGACCTAGGACTTTCCTCTTAGATCTAGGTGAGAAAAAATGCATCATTAGATTATACAAGACGTGGTTAAAATTAAGCCATAACATATAACTAGACCCTACCTAgttcaaacattgtcagcacactacaccacagaaatgtctgttacactagcaatcctacgacaattcagttagcaactGGTtagtccaagatgtcaaagtctaaagcagctaaaaacactacttgggtaactgagtttgaaaaactcccaaccaattctgtggacaaagagggggggtgtcaaaacattGTCAAGTATTTTCATATTTGAGACGGTgccttacaccgatcagccataaaattaaaaccacctccttgtttctacactcactgtccattttatcagctccacttaccatataggagcactttgtagttctacaattactgactgtagtccatctgtttctctgaaagctttgttagccccctttcatgctgttcttcaatggtcaggttcctctcccaggaccactacagagtaggtattatttggggggtggatcattctaagcactgcagtgacactgacatggtggtggtgtgttagtgtgtgtcgtgctggtatgagtggataagacacagcaatgctgaaggagtttttaaacacctcactgtcactgctgaactgagaatagtccaccaaccaaaaatatatccagccaacagcgtactgtgggcagcgtcctgtctaaccaactcaaacagcagcaatagataagcgatcatctctggctttacatctacaaggtggaccaactaggtggaagtgtctaatagagtgcacagtaagtggacatttaatgactgctgtgaaatgtggtactttgctttaaaaatgaaatctgtaatttttgaaaaacgaggtccgtgaaattaagcaaatttACCCTTGAATTTAGTAAGGCCCTACATATAACACTCATTTTGATTATGGGCTCAAAAAGCATAAATAAGCAAATTCTTGACATTAGTCAGAAGCCACTGATGTACAATGCTTTCCTATAAAactgccaaccgcttcttttcacctgcacgaggaaggttcacacagggattaGTACTATGTAATAAAGTCTGATCCCCAAACCGATCACTAGttttccctgtctctgtgcaagcgccatcaaccagccagcaaaagcTGCAATTCCTGCAGTAATGAGGAAGCCcttcagacatagtcaatcatgtctgtggagGCGAccagccggctgatagcagagctgagattctaactcaagagctcaagatctcagcagtggtgggttagAGGTAACATTTTTAAGCAAACTGTTGGCAAGACCTGTGTATGATGGTGAAGAGGTCCTCGGTTGTATGGGTTGAAGGTGTCTgcactaacacatcatcatctGTCTCTTCAGATATGTGGAGTTCCATCTTGTCACTGGCAGCACAATTTTCCTCCAGTGGAGTTTCTGTGGgcacattttttttaacaaatactGTGTGTAACTGCTTGTATGAAAATCTTTCAGGAAAATGCATTTAGATAACCTACCTGTTACTACTTCTGCAGGGAAAGCCTGTTTATCTTGATTATATTCAGTCTCCGTAGGAAAGCTGTCCTCAGGTGCACCATAACTTTGCTGATTTTCAAGTGCTTCCACGTGTCCTTGATTTTCATGTTGTACGTGGCTTTTAGTACCTTCATGATTCTCCTTGTCTACAGGGGTTTCCTGGTCATCTTCATGATAAGATGCCTCCTCAGCTTCAGATGGTGGTGGGCCTAATGGTGATTGAGAACCGCTGTCCAGTAGAAAACCTTGCCTCTCTGTTGTACCATTACTTGGAACTTGTGAGGTAGGGGAAGGTAAGAGAAGGACATTGGGCTTTTTGGGCACTGGTGGGGGCACCTTGGGCTTCTTCTTGTCGAACTCTGCTGGACAGAAAATGGCACTTGGACTAGGAAAAGTCTTATAGGTATTGTCTTCTATTTCTGGATTTCTAAGAAACATAAAGTCTTCCTCAATTGGTATCCCATGTTCTAAGTCAAGTTCAGGATAAGTGGGTGGATGATTTGACTTCTCTTGAGGTCTGACTGCAGATGGATTAGCTGAAGATTGAGGTGACCTCTTAGGTTTGGGTTTCTTTACCACCATGTAGATATTTCCTACAGGCATGGGCCGGTTCACGGGGGAAGATGGTGGAGATTCATAAGCTTGTGGTGAAGATGTTGGAGACTTCAGAACCAAGTTCATGGGTCGTTTAGGAAGTGGAGGCTTCACTGCAACTGGTGGCTTGGGTGGCTTAGAGCTACAGGGGGTGACAGGAGGACTTATATCACGTCCTTGCTCCTCCTCTATGATGTCAGAGGAACCATCTGGACTGTCCTCAAGTTCTGAGCGACTCACTGAACGGAGTCTGATGTTCCGAAGGTCCGTAGTAGTAACTGTGGGCTGTGATGACTGACTAGAACCCGGTTTTCCTGGTTTGTTGGTAGTTGATGTGTCAGAGTGTCTTCGGTTAGCTTTCGGTTTGGGTCTGACAGAGGACAAGTCTACCTGAGAATTCACAGGTAGCTCGAAGGATAGACGAGAGCGAGCTTTCTCTTTAGGCGATGTGGCTGGAAGTGAGGACTTCCTCTCCGGGATCTTTGGGCGCATCTTACACCCTGCTGGGGTGGGTCCAGTGATTGCATTGTTTGCAATAGTTGGGGTAGGCGTTTCAGACTGGCTAGAGTAGCCACTTGAGGGGGACATAAGACATGGAGGCCTATAGGGAAAGACCTTAGTCTCAGCTTCAATGGAAAGTGGAGAAGGAGAAGTGGCTCGAGAGGTTGACGGTGAATTAAGAGACTCTGTACTTCCACGAACCTTAATACATTCAATCACTGTCGTACCTGTGGCGGTGCTGGAGCCTGATAAGGAACGATAGGGGTCATTATTGGACTTCCACTCATTTAGCTGCCAATGAGGTGGAAAGGCCAGGTCTCCTTCTCTGTAAAGGGCTTGAGGTGTGTTGTCAGATGCTGTCTCCAGACTGCTGTGTGTATCCTCATCTGGTCTGGCTGCCATTAGGAACTGGGGCTGAAACGAATCCTGTAAATTATGATCTCGAGGGATGTAAAGACTCTTGGGTCTCCCATCTCTGATATGTCCTTCACGATGGTGAAGCCCAATCCCACCAGCCTCTGACAAATTCTTTACTAAGGACACACTGCGTACTGGAGGTggtggcttctttttttgcttcTTCAGTGAAATGCTCCGCGATCGTGACCTGAGTCGACTCTGTGGGAAATAGTCCGACCCTGCTGTTACAGAGACATTGTCAGTGCTGGTATTATCCTCAGAGCTGTTGCTCGGGTAGAGCAGGGCATAGCTCTCAACTTCTCGGACCGCAGGCACCGACTCGACTGGACAACAAAGGTTATCTGTTGAGCAGAGTGATAAAGAATCTGTTGGAGTTGAAAGGGAACGCTCACGGAACATGAAAGCGTTGGACCGTGCTGACCTCCTCTCTTGTTCACAATTAAGGCCATTACCGGTACCTTGATTGAGAGCTGATCCATCAGTCTCATTTTTCTTAACATATATTACATTGTTATGTGTCACTCCATGTGCCGTGTGTCCAGAAGGATCTGAGATAGAAGTAAAGGAACTGGTATGTGACCCGGAGCTTATGGACATACCAGAGATGGTCTGGGAAGGGCAGATGAGGTTCCCTCCACCAGTATTTGGTGATAACATTCCAGGTTTAGACAAAGGATGCTTGGCAACCTGATTTGGAGTCAGACCATAGTTGTAGGAGTCATTCCAGGATGGAGAAAATGTTGAACCCTTTGGGCCATTCCAAGAAGGACTGGGGCACATTAGAGTGGCATGGTCCATTTTAGGGGATACGGGGATGCTGTGCTCAAGGTCACTCTGGGTTTTGCGTAAGGGTATGTGCTGCTCGCCTGTATGCTCTGTGGTGGGCTCCAGAGATCTGGGCTGGGAAAAGTCAGGAGAACAGGCACCTTGTATCAAATCAACTGCAAGAATCTTGCCATCACctaagagagataaaaaaaaacagacaaagtAAAAACCAAGAACAagcatacatatttatttaagaaataCCTTTTGTTTTTACTCAAAGCATGAAGACCCATACATGTTTTTCCAGCAATGccaaaagaaaatatttgttAAGAAATTAAGAAATTGACTCTTTTTTAACTTCCTCTTGTTCTTAGTCCCACTCAGAACGTTTTTAATAACTTCCTATTCATCACCTTGACAGTGAAGCGTGACATCAGGGCCTGCAATCACACTCCTTGGTCGCCGAACAGTCTTTGGGTTTACCGCCTTTTCAGTTTTAAAGGGGGCCTGGAGTTCACTGGCGTGCTTATCAAAGCTCTGGCCTAAGGCAAGACATGAGATACCACTTCTCAATCTAAATGACAGACCGTTGTCAAAaaatttgtaaaataatatacaaCTACTAATACTGGTTATATGGTCAGAGATTAATGACCACCTGACCTCAGCTAATATGCTATAGCCTATATTTTTAAGAATATAAGAATACCATAAACTACAAAATGTTGCATGATCGCTGTACAGCAATGATGAAATATGTACAGAAGCATGGCCAGCATGAGATGTCTCATGACGTGTGACTTGGTGGTGCTGTCTGAGCATTGAAAAATGAAATAAGACACTAGACAGTGGACAATGATTGAGAAAAGGGTCTGATATTCACCCCACCTATTTCCCAAATGATTTGTCTGACTCAAACCAAGAGTCGCATACATCCCCAAGCATTCAACAATTTCTTCTTGAGATATAAATGTTGCCTAATTAATAACTGGCAACCGATATTCAGCAGTTAATAACAGCCAACATTTGGGGATCcataaaaaaaagctaaataaattGCTACATTCATGTAAAAAGCCTAAAAAGCAAACATTGCAGTTGATAACAGCTATGTTAAGTTAAATAGGACATACACCTTTCAGCCAAAGCATAAAACCACCCCTTAAAAATGTGCATACCACACAGGGATATAtttaatgttgggctgatggtacaTAAACGTTACATGTGTTGAGTATAAATACAAGAAGGCAAAAAGATCTGAATGACTTTAATAACAGGCAAATTGTAATGGCCAGATGACTGGATGTATCCAAACAGCGAAGGGTGCTCACAGGCAAGGAGTACTCACTGACAGTGGTCCAAAAAGGGACAAGCTACAAACTGCAGACAGGTTGCTGAGCAGCCAAGACTCCTTGATGCCAAATGACATGTGGTgtctggtatggaccaacagaaAAGCTACTGTGGCTCATGTTGCAGATAATTTCAATACTgttgatgaggtgaatgtgtcacatttacattttggcatttagcagacgctcttatccagagtgacttacagaagtgcttccatagtaaacattaccttactctagtttaagtagacaacagttcaagaaccCAAATCTGGTGAAAACCTGATATTACCAAAAGTTTCTTCCTCAAGTCCTGGGTGGatgatcaagtcgagcgagactagtggctcgaagGTTGCGTTGTACAGAGTGGGGTTTGATtggacctcgaaggtagcttggagctggtccatttttgtctttgtaggcaagcatcagtgttttaaactgaatgtgtgcagctacaggaagccagtgaagagaacacagtagtggggtgatgtggcagtgtttaggttggttaaataccaggcgggcagctgcattttgattgagttgcaagggtttaatagtggacatgggagaacctgccaggagggagtcaCAGTAGTCCAGCCTTGACATCACAAGTGACAggaccagaatctgagtggcttccatggagagaaatggccgaatctttctgatgttgtagaggaggaaccggcacgatcttgttatgttggctacatgagaagaAAAGGTCagttggttatccaggacaacaccaaggctccttacattatcagacgtaacacacagtgtatcaaacacacagtgcatcaaacactTTCTGTATATGAGGGCTGTGTAgtcacaggccagtcaaagtgtcCATGTTGACTACTATCCACTATTAAAAGAATCTAAAGTGGGCACGCAGGCATGCGAACTGGACATCGCAGCAACAGAAGAAAGCTGACTGGTCCAGTTAATCTTGTTTTTCCCCCCCAAGATTATAGTGGAAGAGATGgcaggatgcactgtagaatGACCCACCTCGCCATGTACAGTAGTAAAAGAATCTGCTGTTCTCGTACCAGATACCACAATACTCCTTCAGTTGTCTTgaggagtccatgtctcagcaggtcagagctgttttgacagcatattaggcaggtggtcctATTTTTTATACTATTTTAGCACAGCTGTCActacactcattacacaaatcCACCATGGTGGTCCTCTTAGAAAATGTTGagaaaaacctaaataaaaaaaaaatttataactatgtttatttataaaatacatgttCTTGCTAAATCTCCACCCTTGCTGTTACTATATGTCTGCCTCACtacctctctcactctctcgctcactctctctctctgcagttTATTTCTCCTCACCAAGCTAAAAAGGAAGAGCTGGGCATTACCATGGCAACAGCTACCTGTTCATTTTCTTCAGCGGGCAGGGAGTGAAATGGCTCCTCTTTGGGATTTAGACCCCAGACTTCTAAACACGGTATTAACTGAGTTTACATGCCTGACCTACTCAACTGCAATACgccttaaaatgtattaaggGCTTaaaaagggccagtgatagctcagtggttaaggtactggactagtaaacagaaggttcccggttcaagcccctgatgaaagcaggctaccatcaagttgccactgttgggtccctgagcaaggcccttaaccctcagttgctcatcgtgttccgctcattgtgtaagtcgctttggataaaagcgtctgctaaatgctgaaaatgtaaatgtaaaatgtaaaatcggAGATGTACAGAGAAGCATAATCCCAAAAAAAGCTACTAAAGGGGAGGAGAGACCAGTGGAAGACGAGAACTCAGTGAGATAAACAGATGATCAGGAAGGAAGAGGAGTGAGAGAAGTCAGAAAACAGATAACTGCAAAAGAGACCCAGGgtttgtctgaaaacctagtgagctctacaAATAGACAGCATTTTGTCATCCTTTGTGCACACTCCCAAGAACAAGCCTTATTCTGagtgaataatgagggagcatttAATGATTTCTAAGTGGTGAGGGCAATTCTatcattcagtgtggcacaactttctTTCAAATCCAATGAAGTTTCTTTGTCATATACAAGTCATACATGGTATAACTAACAGTAAAATGCTTGTTATAACTGCCTGGTCACATCAGAACACAACagaaataatttttaataaatataaaaacattaaggtagagacaaaaatagaaaaaatagaaGGGTGCAATACACTGTGCAATAAGTGCATAAAGCTAGTGTTGTGCAATTTTAGTAAGTTATGACTACATATAGGTatgcatacatacactcacatgcACATATAAAATGCGCTCactcgatcagccataacattaaaaccacctccttgtttctacactcactgtccattttatcagctccacttaccatatagaagcactttgtagttctacaattactgactgtagtccatctgtttctctgcatgctttgttagttgcctttcatgttgttcttcaataccccctacaggaccactacagagcaggtattatttgggtggtggattattctcagcactgctgtggtggtggtgtgttagtgtgtgttgtgctggtatgagtggaaaaagacactgctggactgagaatagtccaccaaccaaaaatatatccagccaacaacgcctcaccactgatgaaggtctcgaagatgaccaactcaaacagcagcaatagatgagcgatcgtctctgactttacatctacaaggtggaccaactaggtaggagtgtctaatagagtggacagtgactggacacggtatttaaaaacttcagcagcgctgctgtgtctgatccactcataccagcacaacacacactaacacaccaccaccatgtcagtgtcactgcagtgctgagaatcatccaccacccaaataatacctactctgtgggggtcctctgggggtcctgaccactgaagaacagggtgaaagcaggctaaaaaaaaaagcatgcagagaaacagatggactacagtcagtaattgtagaactacaaagtgcttctatatggtaagtggagctgataaaatggacagtgagtgtagaaacaaggaggtggttttaatgttatggctgatcagtggatatgttatttttaaatgtaaatacattctaaGTGATTTTTCATTTATATACAGGTGTGcacgtgtcatttatttgcaaatttgggcttgtcagtgacaaacattttcggtacatggagggaTATGTTAGCTAGCATGCTAGTGGGCTAGAGGGATATGTAATCTAGCATGCTAGCATTTAAATATTCTGCCTTATAATTTCattgtcttattagaatcctctctacttagttAGCTGGCTAGGTAGGCGGGAAGCAAAGCAGctcaggttttcagacagacccctggAATGCTAGGTGTAATGACAAGTAGCTGGTATTTGTGACCTGACCACGAATGGGAGACACTTGACATGTGGTGCAAGTAATAGTTTCAACATACAAACTGAAGAAGGAAATGGGACCAGATAACAATGTAAGGACAAgctgatgtgatgtgtgtaggaAATCCTAAGAGCATCATCTGATTAAAAGCTAAAATACATAGAAATGAATTACTAGAAAACACTACTGTCTTACTAAATACTAAAATGATTTATCGTCAACTACAATTACAAAATGACCAAAAAATCACAAAAGCAGTTAGAGGATGTGCCAAACATTTGTTACCTGTGACATCGATGGGGACAAGGTGAGCAGAGGAGTGTCGATTTAGGTGCCAGCAGGGTTTTTCCGCTATAGGGGGCCCCACTGACGAATTCCAGCCCAGAAGGGAGCGGTCTGAGCCGCAAGCAGCCGGGTCCTGGGCCCGGATCCCTAATGACGTTGTCTCATCCTCGCAGACCTGTTTGTTCGCAGGCTACAGAGTAGAGGACAAATGCATCAGCTGAAGTGAGTTTAGTCATGTTATAACACCTAAGAAGCTCAGTTTGGAGGAATTGTGAT is a genomic window of Trichomycterus rosablanca isolate fTriRos1 chromosome 4, fTriRos1.hap1, whole genome shotgun sequence containing:
- the nhsl2 gene encoding NHS-like protein 2 isoform X1, with product MPFCKRIIAPKDVCKSALRSSGAPFADLADVCGYSLCSILRQLSDLCRQSVSILEELEGEITFICHRSGTLEKKVLGLQRHVSALASSKPPLRTTTNLDSESKRTAHFQSSWQQHVNVFGSWSRPECVQELHQEAQLNLQSLLQDFEEQLYDNRVTGQTFRHPSSQSSEDTSTTLSQSPSSHNKKPEFVFLPANKQVCEDETTSLGIRAQDPAACGSDRSLLGWNSSVGPPIAEKPCWHLNRHSSAHLVPIDVTGDGKILAVDLIQGACSPDFSQPRSLEPTTEHTGEQHIPLRKTQSDLEHSIPVSPKMDHATLMCPSPSWNGPKGSTFSPSWNDSYNYGLTPNQVAKHPLSKPGMLSPNTGGGNLICPSQTISGMSISSGSHTSSFTSISDPSGHTAHGVTHNNVIYVKKNETDGSALNQGTGNGLNCEQERRSARSNAFMFRERSLSTPTDSLSLCSTDNLCCPVESVPAVREVESYALLYPSNSSEDNTSTDNVSVTAGSDYFPQSRLRSRSRSISLKKQKKKPPPPVRSVSLVKNLSEAGGIGLHHREGHIRDGRPKSLYIPRDHNLQDSFQPQFLMAARPDEDTHSSLETASDNTPQALYREGDLAFPPHWQLNEWKSNNDPYRSLSGSSTATGTTVIECIKVRGSTESLNSPSTSRATSPSPLSIEAETKVFPYRPPCLMSPSSGYSSQSETPTPTIANNAITGPTPAGCKMRPKIPERKSSLPATSPKEKARSRLSFELPVNSQVDLSSVRPKPKANRRHSDTSTTNKPGKPGSSQSSQPTVTTTDLRNIRLRSVSRSELEDSPDGSSDIIEEEQGRDISPPVTPCSSKPPKPPVAVKPPLPKRPMNLVLKSPTSSPQAYESPPSSPVNRPMPVGNIYMVVKKPKPKRSPQSSANPSAVRPQEKSNHPPTYPELDLEHGIPIEEDFMFLRNPEIEDNTYKTFPSPSAIFCPAEFDKKKPKVPPPVPKKPNVLLLPSPTSQVPSNGTTERQGFLLDSGSQSPLGPPPSEAEEASYHEDDQETPVDKENHEGTKSHVQHENQGHVEALENQQSYGAPEDSFPTETEYNQDKQAFPAEVVTETPLEENCAASDKMELHISEETDDDVLVQTPSTHTTEDLFTIIHRSKRKVLGRKEPVDSFGSRQNLVSPVKSSGSDIRTLTLGSTPRSSSRNENFMALLQKKSNKSSSGTRVSAMELLKSTNPLARRVTEFTQSDSDA
- the nhsl2 gene encoding NHS-like protein 2 isoform X3: MPFCKRIIAPKDVCKSALRSSGAPFADLADVCGYSLCSILRQLSDLCRQSVSILEELEGEITFICHRSGTLEKKVLGLQRHVSALASSKPPLRTTTNLDSESKRTAHFQSSWQQHVNVFGSWSRPECVQELHQEAQLNLQSLLQDFEEQLYDNRVTGQTFRHPSSQSSEDTSTTLSQSPSSHNKKPEFVFLPANKQVCEDETTSLGIRAQDPAACGSDRSLLGWNSSVGPPIAEKPCWHLNRHSSAHLVPIDVTGQSFDKHASELQAPFKTEKAVNPKTVRRPRSVIAGPDVTLHCQGDGKILAVDLIQGACSPDFSQPRSLEPTTEHTGEQHIPLRKTQSDLEHSIPVSPKMDHATLMCPSPSWNGPKGSTFSPSWNDSYNYGLTPNQVAKHPLSKPGMLSPNTGGGNLICPSQTISGMSISSGSHTSSFTSISDPSGHTAHGVTHNNVIYVKKNETDGSALNQGTGNGLNCEQERRSARSNAFMFRERSLSTPTDSLSLCSTDNLCCPVESVPAVREVESYALLYPSNSSEDNTSTDNVSVTAGSDYFPQSRLRSRSRSISLKKQKKKPPPPVRSVSLVKNLSEAGGIGLHHREGHIRDGRPKSLYIPRDHNLQDSFQPQFLMAARPDEDTHSSLETASDNTPQALYREGDLAFPPHWQLNEWKSNNDPYRSLSGSSTATGTTVIECIKVRGSTESLNSPSTSRATSPSPLSIEAETKVFPYRPPCLMSPSSGYSSQSETPTPTIANNAITGPTPAGCKMRPKIPERKSSLPATSPKEKARSRLSFELPVNSQVDLSSVRPKPKANRRHSDTSTTNKPGKPGSSQSSQPTVTTTDLRNIRLRSVSRSELEDSPDGSSDIIEEEQGRDISPPVTPCSSKPPKPPVAVKPPLPKRPMNLVLKSPTSSPQAYESPPSSPVNRPMPVGNIYMVVKKPKPKRSPQSSANPSAVRPQEKSNHPPTYPELDLEHGIPIEEDFMFLRNPEIEDNTYKTFPSPSAIFCPAEFDKKKPKVPPPVPKKPNVLLLPSPTSQVPSNGTTERQGFLLDSGSQSPLGPPPSEAEEASYHEDDQETPVDKENHEGTKSHVQHENQGHVEALENQQSYGAPEDSFPTETEYNQDKQAFPAEVVTETPLEENCAASDKMELHISEETDDDVLVQTPSTHTTEDLFTIIHRSKRKVLGRKEPVDSFGSRQNLVSPVKSSGSDIRTLTLGSTPRSSSRNENFMALLQKKSNKSSSGTRVSAMELLKSTNPLARRVTEFTQSDSDA